The Thermococcus sp. 21S7 genomic interval TTTTCTCTGGTCTTTTCTACAGTTAGAACCTCTTTAAATCCTAAGGCATGAAGAAGCTTAATGTACGTATCAACATTATCTATGTTTACCTCGATCTCTTTTCTTGTCTTCGATATTTTGTCGAGTTTTGGTCCTTTATATGTAAGCGAAGCTTCGAAATGGCCATTAAATCGTTTAATTCTCACCCTAAGTGCTTCATCAGTTTTGGAAAAATCTCTACAGGGATGATTAAAGTAAATGTCCTCATGAATTTCCTTTCTCATAAACTTAAAGGTTGCTCTCAC includes:
- the cyaB gene encoding class IV adenylate cyclase — translated: MIEIELKGYANEKIFERVRATFKFMRKEIHEDIYFNHPCRDFSKTDEALRVRIKRFNGHFEASLTYKGPKLDKISKTRKEIEVNIDNVDTYIKLLHALGFKEVLTVEKTRE